Proteins from one Mycobacterium sp. HUMS_12744610 genomic window:
- a CDS encoding LysR family transcriptional regulator: MPLSPRMPDLASFEVFLAIAETGSLGRAARELGLTQQAVSRRLASMEAQVGVTLAVRTTRGSQLTPAGVIVAEWATRLLELAGEIDAGMSSLRKEGREKIRVAASQTISEQLMPHWLVSLQAAAARRGGALPQVILTATNSEHAIASVRDGTADLGFVENPGPPKGLGTAVVGHDELVIVVPPTHKWARRSGAVTARELAETPLVAREPHSGIRDSLTAALCHALGDDMRQAPPVLELTSAAAMRAAVLAGAGPAAMSKLAVADDLAVGRLRAVHIPELDLRRQFRAIWVGGRTPPAGAIRDLLSHITSVGPKK, from the coding sequence ATGCCGCTCAGCCCCCGCATGCCCGATCTGGCCTCGTTCGAGGTGTTTTTGGCGATCGCCGAAACGGGCAGCCTCGGGCGCGCCGCCCGCGAGCTCGGGCTGACCCAGCAGGCCGTGTCGCGGCGGCTGGCCTCGATGGAGGCCCAGGTGGGGGTGACGCTGGCGGTCCGGACCACCCGGGGCTCACAGCTGACGCCGGCCGGTGTGATCGTCGCCGAGTGGGCGACCCGCCTGCTCGAGCTCGCCGGCGAGATCGACGCGGGCATGAGCTCGCTGCGCAAGGAGGGCCGCGAGAAGATCCGGGTGGCGGCCAGCCAGACGATCTCCGAGCAGCTGATGCCGCACTGGCTGGTGTCGCTGCAGGCTGCGGCGGCCCGGCGCGGCGGTGCGTTGCCGCAGGTGATCCTGACCGCCACCAACAGCGAGCATGCGATCGCCTCGGTGCGCGACGGCACCGCCGACCTGGGCTTCGTCGAGAACCCGGGCCCGCCCAAGGGGCTGGGCACCGCTGTGGTGGGCCATGACGAGCTGGTGATCGTGGTGCCGCCCACCCACAAGTGGGCCCGGCGGTCGGGGGCCGTCACCGCCCGCGAGCTCGCGGAGACGCCGTTGGTCGCCCGCGAACCCCATTCGGGCATTCGGGATTCGTTGACCGCGGCGCTGTGTCACGCGCTGGGCGACGACATGCGGCAAGCGCCGCCCGTCTTGGAGTTGACCTCGGCCGCGGCGATGCGCGCGGCGGTGCTGGCCGGGGCGGGCCCGGCGGCGATGAGCAAGCTGGCGGTGGCCGACGACCTGGCGGTCGGGCGGCTGCGCGCCGTCCACATTCCCGAGCTGGACCTGCGGCGGCAGTTCCGGGCCATCTGGGTGGGCGGGCGCACCCCGCCCGCGGGGGCGATACGCGACCTGCTCAGCCACATCACCTCGGTCGGGCCGAAAAAGTGA
- a CDS encoding sirohydrochlorin chelatase, which yields MSTLILTAHGSRDPRSAANAHAVAEQLRSLRPGLDVRLGFLELNAPHFADVLAGLPDGRDAVISPFLLASAYHARLDIPKQVAEAGALGVRQADVLGEDARLVSVVRERLAEVGVSPHDEELGVVVVAIGSSHAAVNARTAQVPAMLAAGTRWAGATIAFATRPDPSVPQAVHRLRRRGARRVLVAPWFLAPGLITDRVSTYARENGIPMAAPLGAHPLVAETLLDRYEQALAEETAA from the coding sequence GTGAGCACGCTGATCCTCACCGCGCACGGCAGCCGCGATCCACGGTCGGCCGCCAACGCGCACGCTGTGGCCGAACAGCTGAGGAGCTTGCGGCCGGGGCTTGACGTGCGGCTGGGGTTCCTCGAGCTCAACGCGCCGCACTTCGCCGACGTGCTGGCCGGCCTGCCCGACGGCCGTGACGCGGTGATCAGCCCGTTCTTGCTGGCCAGCGCGTACCACGCGCGGCTGGACATCCCTAAGCAGGTCGCGGAGGCCGGCGCGCTGGGCGTGCGCCAGGCCGACGTGCTCGGTGAGGACGCCCGGCTGGTGTCGGTCGTGCGCGAACGACTCGCCGAGGTGGGGGTGTCACCGCACGACGAGGAACTCGGCGTCGTGGTGGTCGCGATCGGCTCGTCGCACGCGGCGGTCAACGCGCGCACCGCGCAGGTGCCCGCCATGCTGGCCGCCGGCACCCGCTGGGCCGGAGCCACGATCGCCTTCGCGACCCGGCCCGACCCGTCAGTGCCCCAGGCCGTTCACCGGTTGCGGCGCCGCGGCGCCCGCCGGGTCCTCGTGGCGCCGTGGTTTTTGGCGCCGGGCCTGATCACCGACCGCGTGTCGACCTACGCGCGCGAGAACGGCATCCCGATGGCGGCGCCGCTGGGCGCGCACCCGCTGGTCGCCGAGACGCTGCTGGACCGCTACGAGCAGGCGCTGGCCGAGGAAACCGCGGCCTGA
- a CDS encoding phosphoadenylyl-sulfate reductase, with the protein MTEVVNNFTEEQLRELAERGAAELDGASAEDMLRWTDEHFGPAEGPRDWSTSRYIVASNMQDAVLVHLAAQVRPGVPILFLDTGYHFAETLGTRDAVESVYDVHILNVTPEHTVAEQDELLGKDLFSRDPNECCRLRKVVPLRKALSGYSAWVTGIRRVEAPTRANAPFVSFDEAFGLVKVNPLAAWTDEDMQNYIDKHGVLVNPLVDEGYPSIGCAPCTAKPAEGADPRSGRWQGQGKIECGLHSS; encoded by the coding sequence ATGACCGAAGTGGTGAACAACTTCACCGAGGAGCAGTTGCGTGAGCTGGCGGAGCGCGGCGCGGCCGAGCTCGACGGCGCCAGCGCCGAGGACATGTTGCGCTGGACCGACGAGCACTTCGGTCCCGCCGAGGGTCCGCGCGACTGGTCCACCAGCCGCTACATCGTCGCCTCCAACATGCAGGACGCCGTGCTGGTGCACCTGGCGGCCCAGGTGCGCCCCGGCGTGCCGATCCTGTTTCTGGACACGGGCTACCACTTCGCCGAGACGCTCGGCACCCGCGACGCGGTCGAATCCGTCTACGACGTGCACATCCTCAACGTCACGCCGGAGCACACCGTGGCCGAGCAGGACGAGCTGCTGGGCAAGGACCTGTTCTCCCGCGACCCCAACGAGTGCTGCCGCCTACGCAAGGTCGTTCCGCTGCGTAAGGCGCTGAGCGGCTACTCCGCCTGGGTTACCGGCATCCGCCGTGTGGAGGCCCCGACCCGCGCCAACGCCCCGTTCGTGAGCTTCGACGAGGCGTTCGGCTTGGTGAAGGTCAACCCGCTGGCCGCCTGGACCGACGAGGACATGCAGAACTACATCGACAAGCACGGCGTGCTGGTCAACCCGCTCGTCGACGAGGGCTACCCCTCGATCGGCTGCGCCCCCTGCACCGCCAAGCCCGCCGAGGGCGCCGATCCGCGCAGCGGACGCTGGCAGGGCCAGGGCAAGATCGAATGCGGGCTGCATAGCTCGTGA
- a CDS encoding nitrite/sulfite reductase produces MTTARPARTRDEGQWALGSRDPLNDAEQIKHDDGPLNARDRVINKYAKEGFDSIDKSDLRFRFKWLGLYTQREQGYDGGWTGDENIDKLESKYFMMRVRSDGKPMSANTLRVMGQISTEFARETADIGDRENLQYHWLKIEDIPEIWRRLDSVGLSSIEACGDCPRGIHGSPLAGDSLDEVLDPSPAIEEIIRRFLGNPDYANLPRKFKTAISGLQDVSHETHDVAFIGVNHPEHGPGMDLWVGGGLSTNPMMAQRVGVWVPLDEVPDVWEAVTAVFRDYGYRRLRAKARIKFLVKDWGVEKFREVMETEYLKRKMIDGPAPEPAKHPIDHVGVQKIKNGKNAIGVAAIAGRVSGTILQKVADLMEEVGSDRARFSPFQKLIILDVPDDKVDYMVTELDKLGLPSNPSNWRKSTMGCTGIEFCKLSFAETRVRAQSLVPELEERLSDVNDKLDVPITVHLNGCPNSCARIQVADIGFKGQWIDNGDGTSVEGFQVHLGGGLGDESNFGRKLRQHKVTSAELGDYIDRVTRKFLEQREDGERFANWALRAEEADLR; encoded by the coding sequence CCCGTCCCGCCAGGACTCGAGATGAAGGCCAGTGGGCGCTGGGAAGCCGCGACCCTCTCAACGACGCCGAGCAGATCAAGCACGACGACGGCCCGCTGAACGCGCGCGACCGGGTGATCAACAAGTACGCCAAAGAGGGCTTCGACAGCATCGACAAGTCCGACCTGCGGTTCCGTTTCAAGTGGCTGGGCCTCTACACCCAGCGCGAGCAGGGCTATGACGGCGGCTGGACCGGCGACGAGAACATCGACAAGCTCGAGTCCAAGTACTTCATGATGCGCGTGCGCTCCGACGGCAAGCCGATGTCGGCCAACACGCTGCGCGTCATGGGCCAGATCTCCACCGAGTTCGCCCGCGAGACCGCCGACATCGGCGACCGGGAGAACCTGCAGTACCACTGGCTCAAGATCGAGGACATCCCCGAGATCTGGCGCCGGCTCGACTCGGTCGGCCTGTCCAGCATCGAGGCCTGCGGCGACTGCCCCCGCGGCATCCACGGCAGCCCGCTGGCTGGCGACTCGCTCGACGAGGTGCTCGACCCGTCGCCCGCCATCGAGGAGATCATCCGCCGTTTCCTGGGCAACCCCGACTACGCCAACCTGCCGCGAAAGTTCAAGACCGCGATCTCGGGCCTGCAGGACGTCTCCCACGAGACCCACGACGTGGCGTTCATCGGTGTCAACCACCCCGAGCACGGCCCCGGCATGGACCTGTGGGTGGGCGGTGGCCTGTCGACCAACCCGATGATGGCCCAGCGCGTCGGCGTGTGGGTCCCGCTGGACGAGGTCCCCGACGTCTGGGAGGCCGTCACCGCGGTGTTCCGCGACTACGGCTACCGCCGGCTGCGCGCCAAGGCCCGGATCAAGTTCCTGGTCAAGGACTGGGGCGTGGAGAAGTTCCGCGAGGTCATGGAGACCGAGTACCTCAAGCGCAAGATGATCGACGGCCCGGCACCCGAGCCGGCGAAGCACCCGATCGACCACGTCGGCGTGCAGAAGATCAAGAACGGCAAGAATGCCATCGGCGTGGCCGCCATCGCCGGGCGCGTCTCGGGCACCATCCTGCAGAAGGTGGCCGACCTCATGGAGGAGGTCGGCTCCGACCGGGCCCGGTTCAGCCCCTTCCAGAAGCTGATCATCCTCGACGTGCCCGACGACAAGGTCGACTACATGGTCACCGAGCTGGACAAGCTCGGCCTGCCGTCGAACCCCTCGAACTGGCGCAAGAGCACGATGGGCTGCACCGGCATCGAGTTCTGCAAGCTGTCGTTCGCCGAGACCCGCGTGCGGGCCCAGTCGCTGGTCCCCGAGCTCGAAGAGCGCCTGTCCGACGTCAACGACAAGCTCGACGTGCCGATCACCGTCCACCTCAACGGCTGCCCGAACTCGTGCGCCCGCATCCAGGTCGCCGACATCGGGTTCAAGGGCCAGTGGATCGACAACGGCGACGGCACCTCGGTCGAGGGCTTCCAGGTCCACCTCGGTGGCGGCCTGGGCGACGAAAGCAACTTCGGCCGCAAGCTGCGCCAGCACAAGGTCACCAGCGCAGAGCTCGGCGACTACATCGACCGGGTGACCCGCAAGTTCCTCGAGCAGCGCGAGGACGGCGAGCGGTTCGCCAACTGGGCGCTGCGCGCCGAGGAAGCCGACCTCCGATAA